Proteins from a single region of Runella sp. SP2:
- a CDS encoding sigma-54 dependent transcriptional regulator, producing MGQKILVIDDDTDICLLLRRFLSKNGFDVAIAHNGVTGLATLDDFRPDLVLTDFKLGDMDGVTILAQIKERFPYVPVLIITGYSDIKVAINVMKQGAYDYITKPLFPDEILLTIKKALSQPTHHVVPAATSVEEESNSPSSSRKKSSGPAPAYILGNGPESQQLYKQVDLVAPTNYSVLIYGESGSGKEAVALEIHRRSKRANGPFVAMDCGAISRDLAASELFGHEKGSFTGALTQKIGHFEMANGGTLFLDEIGNLPYDVQVSLLRVVQERKVRRIGGNRELEVDVRIIVASNERLIEAARRGKFREDLYYRFNEFSIDVPPLRDRKQDLMAFAQFFLDKTNDELGKNVRGFSAEVIQAFEEYPWPGNLREMRNVIKRSTLLSEGSLIEARTLPFELLNYSRLLFLEPSTPAVASLPSPPVEVPVYAPPQPIVSTPVAAKAPFNKTDLKAAALEAEYEMILNVLKQVNFNKSKAAAALGIDRKTLYNKMKSLNLNS from the coding sequence ATGGGACAAAAAATCTTAGTCATCGACGACGACACCGACATCTGCTTACTTTTACGCCGTTTTTTAAGTAAAAATGGGTTTGATGTAGCTATTGCACACAATGGTGTCACTGGCTTGGCCACCCTCGACGACTTTCGTCCAGACCTTGTTTTGACGGATTTCAAGCTAGGAGATATGGACGGCGTTACGATTTTAGCCCAAATCAAAGAGCGGTTTCCTTACGTTCCTGTGCTCATTATCACGGGTTATTCCGACATAAAAGTGGCCATCAACGTCATGAAACAAGGTGCTTATGATTACATCACGAAGCCCCTTTTTCCCGACGAAATTCTATTAACCATTAAAAAGGCCCTCAGCCAGCCCACCCACCACGTTGTGCCTGCGGCGACGTCGGTCGAAGAAGAAAGCAACAGCCCATCTTCGTCCCGTAAAAAAAGCAGCGGCCCCGCTCCTGCCTATATTTTAGGAAATGGCCCCGAATCTCAGCAGTTGTACAAACAAGTGGACTTGGTTGCCCCGACCAATTATAGCGTACTCATTTACGGCGAAAGCGGTTCAGGAAAAGAAGCCGTAGCCCTCGAAATCCACCGTCGGAGCAAGCGCGCCAACGGGCCGTTTGTTGCCATGGACTGTGGGGCCATCTCTCGTGACTTGGCGGCGAGTGAGTTGTTTGGGCACGAGAAAGGGTCATTTACGGGCGCACTTACCCAAAAAATCGGTCATTTTGAAATGGCCAATGGCGGTACGCTCTTTTTGGATGAAATTGGGAATTTACCCTACGATGTTCAGGTATCTTTACTCCGCGTGGTGCAAGAACGGAAAGTACGCCGAATTGGCGGAAATCGTGAACTCGAAGTTGACGTACGCATCATTGTCGCCTCCAATGAGCGCCTCATCGAAGCCGCCCGCCGAGGAAAATTCCGCGAAGATTTGTATTACCGTTTCAACGAGTTTAGCATCGACGTCCCACCGCTTCGTGACCGCAAGCAAGATCTCATGGCGTTTGCGCAATTTTTTCTTGATAAAACCAACGACGAATTGGGGAAAAATGTCCGTGGTTTTTCGGCCGAAGTCATTCAGGCGTTTGAAGAATACCCTTGGCCTGGTAACCTTCGCGAGATGCGAAACGTCATCAAACGCTCTACATTACTGTCGGAAGGAAGCTTAATAGAAGCCCGAACGCTCCCGTTTGAGTTGCTGAATTACAGCCGATTGCTGTTTTTAGAACCCAGTACCCCTGCGGTAGCCTCATTGCCATCTCCACCCGTAGAAGTGCCCGTTTATGCACCACCCCAGCCCATCGTTTCGACGCCCGTAGCGGCAAAGGCTCCATTTAACAAAACCGACCTAAAAGCCGCCGCGCTGGAAGCCGAATACGAAATGATTTTGAATGTATTGAAACAGGTTAATTTCAATAAAAGTAAAGCTGCCGCCGCTTTGGGCATCGACCGAAAAACGCTTTATAACAAAATGAAAAGCCTCAACTTAAACAGCTAG